The Streptomyces lienomycini sequence TCTCCTGTAGCGAGCTACCGCGACGATCGTGTCGTCAATGCGCACGTGCCACGCCATCCGGGTGCAACAACCCGGTGGCCCGGGCCCCCAAGATCCCTGAGCGCCGCGGCACGGTGAATCTGGACCGGCTTACGGCCGCCTCGGGCAGCGCGCCCGCAGCCCTTAGCTCGTACGTACTTCCCCTGTCGGCAGGAAGGTCAAGCAGACATCGGGCGCGTGACGGTCGGGCAACATAGCCGACGATCGCCGGTTAGCCAAACCGGCGATTGCCGCGACCATTGAGACGTTCGCCTTTCGACTGCGCTTGGCGGTGGAGTCGTGGCGGACGCGGGCAGCTTCGCGATGGCAAGAGGAGGCGCGGGGCAGTTCTGCTGCGGCGTCTTGCCGTAGGCAGCGTGCGCCGCCGACAGGTGGCCGTCCTGGCGCACTCCGCGCGAGGTGATGCTGCCATGCCTCTGTCGCTCCTCGCTCTCCCAGCAAGGAAACCCTGCCATGCACCGATCGGCGATACCGCCTGCCCCCACGACTTCCTCCGTAGCAGTACGTACGGCCTTCCTGACCGTGCAAGACGCCGCTGAATACCTCGGCCTCTCACACCACACCCTCTACGTCTGGCGCCACCGCCGTCAGGGACCGCCGAGCTTCCGCATGGGCCCCCGCGGTCGCGTCATGTACCGAGTGGAAGCCCTCGATGCCTGGGTCCGCGAACAGGAGCAGGCCGACTCCCGCTCCAACTTGGCCCTGAACCCGCTGAGCGCAGATCCACAGCAACGCATCCGCCCCAGCGCCTGACGTTCCGTCCGTCATTGAGCACCGTTTGTACCCCCGTCGAAAAGGAGATTCCCCTGGCCGGCTACATCGAAGACCGCTGGATCAAGAAGAAGAAGGACCCGGTCACCGGGAAACGAGAGCGAACCGCCCGCTACGGCAAGGGCAAGCGATACAAGGCCGCTGGCATACCCGGAGTCCGAGACCGATCCTTTGACACCTTGGAGGACGCCAAGGCGTGGCTCCGGCGATCAAGTACCGACCAGGAGCGCGGCGAGTTCGTCGATCCACGGGACGGCTCCCTAACCGTCGCTGAGTACGTCGAGCGGTACTGGATGCCGGGTGTGCGTGGTGAGGCCAAGACGCGCAAGGGCATCGATGAGCGGATTCGGCTACACGTGATACCACACCTGGGCGATGTATCGCTGAACGAGGTGTCTGCGGCCGAGCTTCGTGCCTACATAGTCAGGCTCGAATCCTCGTGCTCGCCGCAGTACGCCCGCAGCATCCTCTCGACGCTGTCGAGCGTCCTGGAGACAGCGGTTGATGACAAGCGTCTTGCTCGGAACCCGATGAGGTCCAAGTCGGTCCGATGGCCGAAACTGCCTGATGAGCGTCGTGAGGCGTGGCCTGAGGCGCTGGCACGGAGCGTGCGTGATGAGATCAGCCAGAGGCACCGTATAGCGGTAATTCTTGGGCTTGGGTGCGGTCTGCGTCAGGGGGAAGTGTTTGGCCTGAGCATGGAGGACGTGGACCACGCGCGCGGAGTCCTCCACGTCCGACGTCAGGTGCAAATAGTCAATGGCCGGAAGTACTTTACCCTTCCAAAGGGTGGCAAAACCCGCGTTGCGGACATGCCACGTTCCGTGGCCGACGAGTTGGTGAAGCATGCCAGGGCATACCCCGGTGACAAGGTCGAGCTTCCCTGGGGCGGTCCTGAATCGGACAGGGAGCGGAAGAAGTTCGGCCTCGTACTGACAACGAAGTACGGGAACGCGATCGCAGCCAACACGTGGAACACCGAGATCTGGAAGCCTGCCCTGGCCAGGGCAGGTGTCATCCCTCCGCGTGTCAAGGGGGCGAAACCTTGGCAGTGGCAAGCGGCGCCGAAGGACGGGTTCCATGTGTTGAGGCACACGTACGCATCCCTCGTGCTGGAGGCAGGAGAGTCGGTCGTCACCCTCGCCAAGTGGTTGGGGCATTCATCGCCGACCATCACGCTCGATCACTACGCGCACTTCATGCCGGAGGCGGGGAAGAAGGGGCGCAGGGCAATCGATAGCCTGCTGGGGGAGCGGGCGGAGGAGAGTTCCGGCCCAAACTCCCCAGATTCTCCCCCAGGCCCGATCCTGAGTGGAGATGCGACCGTCCGACGCGCGTAAACAGCGAGGTGAGAGCCCGTATGTTCACCACCCGCCCCACCCTCCAGGGCACCTTCGGCATGGTGGCCTCCACCCACTGGCTGGCCTCGCAGTCGGCCATGGCCGTGCTGGAGGACGGGGGCAACGCCTACGACGCCGCCGTGGCCGGGGCCTTCGTGCTGCACGTCGTCGAGCCGCACCTCAACGGGCCCGCCGGAGAGGCCCCGATCCTGCTCGCGCCGGCGGACGGAGAGGTGCGGGTGCTCTGCGGGCAGGGCGTGGCGCCGGCCGGGGCGACGGTCGCGCACTACAAGGGGCTCGGACTCGGCCTGGTTCCCGGTACCGGACCGCTCGCCGCCGCCGTCCCCGGAGCCGTCGACGCCTGGCTGCTCCTGCTGCGCGACCACGGCACCAAGTCCCTGGCCGACGTGCTGAAGTACGCCATCGGCTACGCCGAGCACGGGCACCCGCCCGTGGAGCGCTTCACGGAGACCGTCGAGACCGTCCGGGAACTGTTCGAGACGGAGTGGAAGTCCTCCGCCGACGTCTACCTGCCGGGCGGCCGACCGCCCCGCCCCGGCGAGCTGTTTCGCAACCCCGCCCTCGCCGCGACCTGGAAGCGGCTGCTCGCCGAGGCCGCCGGCGCGGGCGACCGGGAGGCGCGGATCGACGCGGCGCGGGAGGTCTGGCGCGCGGGATTCGTCGCCGAGGCCCTCGTACGGCAGGCCGGGCGGCCCACCATGGACACCAGCGGTGAACGCCACACCGGCACCCTGACCGCCGCCGACCTGGCCGACTGGTCCGCCCACTACGAGGCCCCGGCGACGTACGACTGGAACGGCTGGACCCTGTGCAAGGCGGGCCCGTGGAGCCAGGGGCCCGTCCTGCTGCAGCAGTTGGCGCTGCTCCCGCCCGAACTGCCCGCCTACGGCTCCGCCGACTACGTCCACCTGCTGGTGGAGGGCTGCAAGCTCGCCATGGCCGACCGGGAGGCCTGGTACGGCGACGCGGACGGCGCGGACCGGGTGCCGCTCGACGACCTGCTGTCGCCCGGGTACAACGCGGAGCGGCGGCAACGCGTCGGTGACAAGGCGTCCTTCGAACTGCGGCCCGGCGCCCCGGGCGGGCGCACCCCGCGGCTCAGCGCGCACGCGCTCGTCGCGGCCGTGGAGGGCGAGGGCCTCGACGCCCTGGGGGTGGGCGAGCCGACGGTCGCCAAGAGCCCGACGTCCCCGGTCCCGGGCGAGCCGGACGTCACCGCCGACGGGGGCACCCGAGGCGACACCTGCCACCTCGACATCGTGGACCGCTGGGGCAACATGGTCTCGGCCACGCCCAGCGGCGGCTGGCTCCAGTCCAACCCGGTCGTGCCCGAACTGGGCTTCCCGCTCGGCACCCGCCTCCAGATGGCCTGGCTGGAGGAGGGCCTGCTTAACTCGCTCACGCCGGGCCGCCGCCCGCGCACCACGCTCACCCCGTCCGTCGCCCTGCGCGACGGGGTGCCGGTCATGGCCTTCGGCACCCCCGGCGGCGACCAGCAGGACCAGTGGCAGACGCACTTCTTCCTGGCGGTCGCGCTGCGCGCGCGGGTGCGCGGCGGTCTCGACCTCCAGGGCGCGATCGACGCCCCGAACTGGCACAACGACAGCTTCCCCGGTTCCTTCTTCCCGCGCGGCATGCGGGCGGGAAGCGTCACCGTCGAGTCCCGCATGCCGGGCGAGGTCGTCGAGGAGCTGCGGCGCCGCGGACACGACGTGACCGTGGGAGAGGCGTGGTCGGAGGGCCGGCTGTGCGCCGTCGCGCGGGACCCGGCGACCGGGGTGCTGTCGGCGGCGGCGAACCCGCGCGGCATGCAGGGGTACGCGGTGGGCCGCTGACCGGCCCGCACGCCCGTGCACCGGATGTTCGTGGCGATTCCGCCCGGAGTACACCACCCGGGTGGGGATTGTCAGTGGCGCGTGCTCTCATGGAGTCATGATCGAGACCAACGAAACCATCGACGAGTTTCTCGCCCGGCACACCGACGACGTGGAGGAGGCCGTCCGCAAGGCGGCCGCGCAGGAGATCATGCCGCGTTGGCGCCGGCTCGCCGCCCACGAGGTCGACCAGAAGGCCGGCCCGCACGACCTGGTGACGGACGCCGACCGCAAGGCCGAGCTGTACCTCACCGAGGTCCTGCCCGGCCTGCTGCCGGGCTCGGTGGTGGTCGGCGAGGAGGCCGTGCACGCGAACCCCGCGTCGTACGAGGCGATACGCGGCGAGGCACCGGTGTGGATCGTCGACCCGGTCGACGGGACACGGCAGTTCGTGCGCGGTGAATCGGGCTTCTGCACCCTGGTCGCGCTCGCCCACCACGGCGTCGTCCACGCCTCCTGGACCTACGCCCCCGCCGACGACCGGCTCGCCACGGCCGTGCGGGGCCGGGGCGCCTTCCTGGACGGTGGGCGGCTGTACGCCGGACCGCCCGAGCCCGGCCGCGACCTGCGGATCGCCACCTCCCACCCGGACTACACGACCGACGAGCAGAAGCGCGACCTGCTGGCCCTGCGCACCCCGGGCCTGGCCCCCCGCCCCTGCGGCTCGGCCGGCCTGGAGTACCTCGCGGTCGCCCTGGGCGAGTCCGACGCCACCGCCTTCTCCTGGGAAGCGGCGTGGGACCACGCGGCGGGGATTCTGCTGGTCGAGGAGGCGGGCGGCACCCACCTGACCCGCTCGGGCGAGCCCTTCCGCATCACGGGGGGCAACGACCTGCCCTTCACCGCCGCCCGCGACGCCGCCACGGCCCGCCGAGTGGTGGCACTGCTGTCGGGCGAGGCCTGATCTCCCCGGGGGCCGGCGGGTGCGCCCCGCGACGGCGCGCTGTCGGACCCCGGGCCTATCCTGATCCCGAGTGGCCATCGGCTGACGAAGGGGTCCGAAGGTGCCGTCGATGCTCGATGCGGTCGTAGTGGGTGCGGGGCCGAACGGGCTGACCGCTGCCGTGGAGCTGGCCCGCCGCGGCTTCTCGGTCGCCGTGTTCGAGGCGCGGGGCACCGTGGGCGGCGGCGCGCGCACGGAGGAGCTGACCCTGCCGGGCTTCCGGCACGACCCGTGCTCGGCCGCGCACCCGCTCGGCATCAATTCCCCGGCCTTCCGCGACCTCCCCCTGGAGCGGTACGGCCTTCAGTGGCTGCACCCCGCGCTGCCCATGGCGCACCCCTTCCTCGACGGCTCGGCCGCGGTGCTGTCCCGGTCGGTCGGCGAGACGGCCGCCTCCTTCGGAGCGCGCGACGCGGGGGCGTACCGCAGACTCGTCGAGCGTTTCCTGCCCAGGTGGGACACGCTGGCCCGCGACTTCATGTCCCTGCCGCTGACCGCGCTGCCCCGCGACCCGGTCACCCTCGCCCGTTTCGGACTGGTCGGGCTGCCCCCGTCGACGTGGCTGATGCGCCGCTTCCGCGACGACCGGGCCA is a genomic window containing:
- a CDS encoding helix-turn-helix transcriptional regulator, whose product is MHRSAIPPAPTTSSVAVRTAFLTVQDAAEYLGLSHHTLYVWRHRRQGPPSFRMGPRGRVMYRVEALDAWVREQEQADSRSNLALNPLSADPQQRIRPSA
- a CDS encoding tyrosine-type recombinase/integrase, translating into MAGYIEDRWIKKKKDPVTGKRERTARYGKGKRYKAAGIPGVRDRSFDTLEDAKAWLRRSSTDQERGEFVDPRDGSLTVAEYVERYWMPGVRGEAKTRKGIDERIRLHVIPHLGDVSLNEVSAAELRAYIVRLESSCSPQYARSILSTLSSVLETAVDDKRLARNPMRSKSVRWPKLPDERREAWPEALARSVRDEISQRHRIAVILGLGCGLRQGEVFGLSMEDVDHARGVLHVRRQVQIVNGRKYFTLPKGGKTRVADMPRSVADELVKHARAYPGDKVELPWGGPESDRERKKFGLVLTTKYGNAIAANTWNTEIWKPALARAGVIPPRVKGAKPWQWQAAPKDGFHVLRHTYASLVLEAGESVVTLAKWLGHSSPTITLDHYAHFMPEAGKKGRRAIDSLLGERAEESSGPNSPDSPPGPILSGDATVRRA
- a CDS encoding gamma-glutamyltransferase family protein, which produces MFTTRPTLQGTFGMVASTHWLASQSAMAVLEDGGNAYDAAVAGAFVLHVVEPHLNGPAGEAPILLAPADGEVRVLCGQGVAPAGATVAHYKGLGLGLVPGTGPLAAAVPGAVDAWLLLLRDHGTKSLADVLKYAIGYAEHGHPPVERFTETVETVRELFETEWKSSADVYLPGGRPPRPGELFRNPALAATWKRLLAEAAGAGDREARIDAAREVWRAGFVAEALVRQAGRPTMDTSGERHTGTLTAADLADWSAHYEAPATYDWNGWTLCKAGPWSQGPVLLQQLALLPPELPAYGSADYVHLLVEGCKLAMADREAWYGDADGADRVPLDDLLSPGYNAERRQRVGDKASFELRPGAPGGRTPRLSAHALVAAVEGEGLDALGVGEPTVAKSPTSPVPGEPDVTADGGTRGDTCHLDIVDRWGNMVSATPSGGWLQSNPVVPELGFPLGTRLQMAWLEEGLLNSLTPGRRPRTTLTPSVALRDGVPVMAFGTPGGDQQDQWQTHFFLAVALRARVRGGLDLQGAIDAPNWHNDSFPGSFFPRGMRAGSVTVESRMPGEVVEELRRRGHDVTVGEAWSEGRLCAVARDPATGVLSAAANPRGMQGYAVGR
- a CDS encoding inositol monophosphatase family protein, giving the protein MIETNETIDEFLARHTDDVEEAVRKAAAQEIMPRWRRLAAHEVDQKAGPHDLVTDADRKAELYLTEVLPGLLPGSVVVGEEAVHANPASYEAIRGEAPVWIVDPVDGTRQFVRGESGFCTLVALAHHGVVHASWTYAPADDRLATAVRGRGAFLDGGRLYAGPPEPGRDLRIATSHPDYTTDEQKRDLLALRTPGLAPRPCGSAGLEYLAVALGESDATAFSWEAAWDHAAGILLVEEAGGTHLTRSGEPFRITGGNDLPFTAARDAATARRVVALLSGEA